A DNA window from Salvelinus sp. IW2-2015 linkage group LG4q.1:29, ASM291031v2, whole genome shotgun sequence contains the following coding sequences:
- the LOC111962610 gene encoding pyrin-like produces the protein MSPNNKWIGRGLHASLLYLLLFVCLVRTATLDEEDIEIDDEEEDLEYESSMKQDGHTCGSGQTGHYPFCKDKDQVIHHYVHTRDECGETDFKKVRGEMQLMIQDRRKKMKEIVHSAKLIEKNVEREKEDTLLFLTEVARLVQKTYVDVIEEIKKKQKAATTGAIEHILELTQEISKLQERSSELEQLSHTEDHLHLLQMFPSLCTPPAIIDWSEVSIHSDPSVGSMRRAVNKLREALNSEESRLSAAELGRIKKCAVNVTLDPDTAHPYLIVSEDGKQVRIGDLWQNVTDGPERFNLVVNVLAKEGFSSGRFYYEVQVKGKTRLDLGVAVESINRKSGVTLSPGHGYLAICLRDGDRYVAAESPAILIALSQKPQKIGVYVDYEQGQVSFYDVDNRSHIYSFTDYTFNKKLYPFFSTGTDDDGENSAPLVITPVNQHLSINFLTFEKA, from the coding sequence ATGTCGCCAAACAACAAGTGGATAGGGAGGGGCCTGCATGCCAGCCTGTTGTACCTGCTTTTATTTGTGTGCCTGGTGCGCACCGCTACTCTGGACGAAGAAGATATTGAGAttgatgatgaggaggaagaccTGGAGTATGAGTCCAGTATGAAACAAGACGGACACACCTGTGGAAGCGGCCAAACTGGTCACTATCCATTCTGTAAGGACAAGGACCAGGTCATTCACCACTACGTCCACACAAGGGATGAGTGTGGAGAGACAGACTTCAAGAAAGTGCGGGGGGAAATGCAGCTGATGATCCAGGACCGTCGAAAGAAGATGAAGGAGATCGTACACTCTGCAAAACTCATCGAGAAAAatgtggagagggagaaagaggacacTTTGCTGTTCCTGACTGAAGTGGCACGGCTCGTTCAGAAGACCTACGTAGATGTCATTGAGGAGATCAAAAAGAAGCAGAAAGCAGCAACAACCGGGGCTATAGAACACATTCTAGAGCTAACACAGGAAATCTCTAAACTACAGGAGAGAAGCTCTGAACTGGAGCAGCTCTCACACACTGAGGACCACCTTCACCTTCTCCAGATGTTCCCGTCCCTGTGTACCCCACCAGCCATCATTGACTGGTCTGAGGTCAGCATTCACAGTGATCCCAGTGTGGGGTCTATGAGGAGAGCTGTGAACAAGCTGAGAGAAGCACTCAATAGTGAAGAGAGCAGGCTGTCTGCAGCTGAGTTGGGAAGGATTAAAAAGTGTGCAGTGAATGTGACTCTGGACCCTGATACAGCACATCCGTACCTCATTGTCTCTGAAGACGGGAAACAAGTGAGAATTGGAGATCTCTGGCAAAATGTCACAGATGGCCCTGAAAGGTTTAATTTAGTTGTTAATGTCCTAGCAAAGGAGGGCTTCTCCTCAGGGAGATTCTACTATGAGGTGCAGGTGAAAGGTAAGACTAGGTTGGATTTAGGAGTGGCCGTAGAGTCCATCAACAGGAAGAGTGGGGTCACCCTGAGCCCTGGCCATGGATACCTGGCTATATGTCTGAGGGATGGGGATAGGTATGTAGCTGCTGAAAGCCCTGCTATCCTCATCGCTCTTAGTCAGAAGCCCCAGAAGATAGGGGTTTATGTTGATTATGAACAAGGCCAGGTCTCCTTCTATGATGTGGATAACAGGTCTCATATCTACTCCTTCACTGATTACACTTTCAATAAGAAACTCTATCCATTCTTTAGCACTGGCACTGACGATGACGGTGAAAACTCAGCCCCATTAGTCATTACCCCAGTCAATCAACATCTGAGTATTAATTTCTTAACTTTTGAAAAAGCCTGa